The nucleotide window AAATTATGTCCTGATCCCGAAACATCTGCCCAGCCCTGAGACGATACCTACCAGCCCCCAGCTAATATGGTGACCCAAGAGAGAGACAGGTTGAACAGATAAGACCCTGATTCTGACCTTCTTCGGGGGACCACACATCCCTGCACAATGAGAGGAACCCAGGAAATGTGGGCCCATCCAATCCCACAGGGTGCTTCTGCACAGTTCCCTGGCACAAAGCCCTTGTGGGGAGGGACCCCACCTGACTTCCTGACCCAGAGCCCTGTCCTTCATGCATTCTTCCCCAAATCCCTCAGCCTTGCCCCTACTCCCAGTTCACTGACACCCCCTCAAGTGTTCCCATCCCCCACTCCCCCTTAGGTAACTATGAAATGTTtgccagtccttttttttttttttttttttttttttttttttttttttttNNNNNNNNNNNNNNNNNNNNNNNNNNNNNNNNNNNNNNNNNNNNNNNNNNNNNNNNNNNNNNNNNNNNNNNNNNNNNNNNNNNNNNNNNNNNNNNNNNNNtttttgagacggagtctcgctgtgctcccaggctggagtgcagtggcatgatctcggctcactgcaagctccgcctcccgggttcacgccattctcccgcctcagcctcccaagtagctgagactacaggcgcccgccaccacgcccggctagttttttgtatttttagtagagatggggtttcaccatgttagccaggatagtctcgatcttctgacctcgtgatccacccgcctcggcctcccaaagtgctgggattacaggcttgagccaccgcgcccggcctgccagtCCTTAATATGGGGTGGAGGAACATGTGATGCATTTAAAATCCCAAGGGGGCTCCAGCCATAATAAATGGATCAGGGCTTTTGGATCCCGATTCACACAAACCAACTgctaaaaagacatttttgaatCAATTGGAGTACTCTGAATAAGAACTGTGTGTTAGGTAATACCCAGGAATTTGTGTTAATTTTGCTAGATGTGATAATGGCATATTATGTAAGAAAATGTCCATGTATTTTAGAGATGCGTGCTGAAGTATGTAGGGGTAAAATGACATGATGtctggaatttgttttaaaatacttcagaaaaGCGGGGAGTAGATGAAATAAGTGTGACAAAACCTTAATAGTTGTTGAAGCGGGGTGATGGGTACACAGCAGTTCATTATACAATTCTACTTTTGTGTATGCTTGAaacttctcaattaaaaaaagaggGTACAGGGTCATCAAGATAATTTGCTAAAAGTTTCCTGTAATGTCCCCAGAAGACCCCcccaacagacacacacacacacacacacactgtgccTTTTGAACACTTTCTCTAGAAGGCCAACCCAGGCAATCCCCCGACTGTAAAGAAGACTcgtgtatgtatgtgcatatgtgcattTCCCCAGAGAAAAACATCCACAGCTTCCATGACGAGAGGGGTCGTGACCCCTCCCCGCCGAAAGATTAAGGACCTGCGATCCTACAGACGGGAGCCCTGTTTGAAGTCTGCGTTGCCCCTCACCTCAAGCTGGTCACTGTGTGAAGTTGGCCAAGAATCCCCCTGGCCCCTGGGTGCCTGTTcctccacctgtaaaatggggctgcAGGGCCGTCCACGCGGCCACTGGAAGGACAAGATGTTCAGGCCGCTAGGCCGCCCCCTGGCAAGTGACTTCCACTCGCAGCGCGGCCTCCACCCTCGCCCAAGACGCGCCCTCCGCGCCCCCACCCCCTCCAGGCCTTGGCCAGTCCACCTCCCGCTTGGGGCGGCAATTTGTCTCCTTTTGAACCCCCCGCCCCCGACGGGTTTCCCCCTTTGATTCGCGGCCCGGAGGCTTCCCCCCGCTTTGAAATGCAAACCCGCCTCGGCTGGGGCCGCGGGCGGCCCGGAGCTATAAAAGGCCTGGGTGGGGCGGGCGCGGCGGCAGGACAGGCGAGTTCAGGTGAGCGGTTTGCTCGTCGTCGGGGCGGCCGGCAGCGGCGGCTCCAGGGCCCAGCATGCGCGGGAGGCCCCGCGGCCACCATGTATGTGGGCTATGTGCTGGACAAGGATTCGCCCGTGTACCCTGGCCCCGCCAGGCCCGCCAGCCTGGGCTTGGGCCCGCAAGCCTACGgccccccggccccgcccccggcaCCCCAGCAGTACCCCGACTTCCCCAGCTACTCTCACTTGGAGCCGGCCCCTGCGCCCCCGACGGCCTGGGGGGCGCCCTTCCCTGCGCCCAAAGACGACTGGGCCGCCGCCTACGGCCCGGGCCCCGCGGCCCCTGCCGCCAGCCCAGCTCCGCTGGCATTCGGGCCCCCTCCGGACTTTAGCCCGGTGCCTGCGCCCCCTGGGCCCGGCCCGGGCCTCCTGGCGCAGCCCCTCGTGGGCCCGGGCACACCGTCCTCGCCCGGAGCGCAGAGGCGGACGCCCTACGAGTGGATGCGGCGCAGCGTGGCGGCCGGAGGCGGCAGTGGCAGCGGTAAGGACCCCTTCCTCGCCCTGCACCTCTGGACCTGCAGGTGCTCGGGCGCGACCCAGGCCACCCCGTGTCTGACCTCTGCTCCGGCCCTGCTCGGGTTCCCGGGAGTGTGGCCCTCCTGTCCACTCTCGCCCCGGGGGGCTGCTCTTTGAGCTCCCTCTCCTGAGTCTCAGGCTGTCGGAGCCTTCAGCAGCTCAGCCTAACCCTCTCTCTGTACAGATAGGGAAACCGAGATCCCTTGCGAAGTGCGGAAATGCGCCTGCGGCCGCGGAGCAAGGCCCGAACTAGAACGCAGGCTCCCAGACTGGTGTCCTACACTCATTTAGCAACACCGACTCCTTGCTCTTCATCTGCTTCTTCCACTCCTAACCCAACCCTAGGCAAAGGCGGCAAGTTCGCCCCAGAAGGGACGATTCGTTAACCGTGAACAGGGCAGGTGACTTTCCTGGCCAGGGCTGGGTCTCCCCATCATACAGTCAAGAGATTGCCGGGTCATATCCTTCAGGCTGAAAAAGAGCCCTCTTTGGCCAGACTGCGGCAAGGGATCTGTACCTTACCTTCCCAGGGTCCTCCCTGAACTCTTGACCCCGGGGGAGGGGAAGCGGGAGCAGTGGGAAGGGGGCTACTGTTTGGCTCCTGAGCCTGTGAACCTCCTGCCCCCAGGCAGGCCTCTCTGATCCGCCCTCTTCAAaggcaggggagggggcaggacaAAGGGCCCAACTTTAATGAGGGGCGGCTTGACCTCCGTTATGGGTCCCCCCTTTGTCATGTAACTGGCTCTGCCTTAGCTCGGTAGTGACTCCTGTTGGCCGGAAAGTGAACACGATGTTCCATTGTCCCGACTGTGTCCGGCCTGTCCTGACAAAGGCCACCTAGCCTTGGGGGCGGGAAGCTGGCCTGCCCACCCTTTGAtgtccagcccctcctccccttcccccagctgGGAATAAGCCTGGGACTTCCCCCACCTCCTCACACTCTTCACCCCCGTCTCCCCACACACCCTCAGCTTGCCTCGGGGGCAGATGCTGGCTTGGCCTTGATCAGGAGCTACAGGTTCTGGCCATAATCATATACCCTTCTTGGAAGTCCCAGGGATATAGAACCTCCTATCTGCCTCCAGGGAGGTACAGGGAACCAGACTCTGCCGCTTGCTTCTGTGGCCTTGATTAAATAACAGCTAATGTTTTGGAACACTTACTAACGGACCAGGCATGACCTAAGTAAGATCTTGCATGCATTAACTCCTTTAACTCTTAAAACATCATTGTGGGTACTATTATCACCCccattttaagatgaagaaactatGGCATAGAGACTTTTAGTACTTGCCCAAGGACATATAACCCATAACTAGTGGGtccgggatttgaacccaggaggactGACCACTAAGTCTGTGCTCTAATTCTCTATACAACAGCTCCTCTTAAATCAGTCATCTTTTCTGGGTTTCAGTTCTACCATCTGTGAAATTAGAGAGAAGGGAGGTTATGCAGTGGTTTGTACTCTTGTTTAAGTTACAAAAGGACTTCTTTGAAAAATCTGCTGAAAGGTACAAATCTTTTTCCTAGGGAAAAAAATGTTGCATCATTGGGCAATTTCAGGGGTTCTGGAGGCTCCCAGAAGCTTTATCCATAAATCCGGGGTTAAGAAGCCTGTATTATATGAGAGGAGGTGGTGGCAGCACCAGTGCTCAGGATCCTGCAGTTCCCAGTCTGTGAGGCTCTGGAGAAGGAAGCCTGCGTTTCCTGCTCCTCTGTTCCACTTGCTGCTTCCTGCTCATCCGGTGACTTTGGAGATGAATGGGGAGGTTCCCTATGGGTAGGGACTTGGAGAGAGGCCATCACTGTGTAAGGGAAAAGGAGTGTGTCAATGGGGGTCAGAGGACTGGGGGATCCTGCAGGATCTTCTGTACAAATCACCTCGTGCCTCTGGGCACAAGAGCTGCTGAACCTGGCTCATCCTCTGGTCTCAAAAGTCGCTTGAAAACTGTTGTCTGCAGGCAGATGAGTCTGCCGCACGCAAAAAAGCATTTCCCCCCTTGCTCTCTGAGAGTAGAGGGAAAAGTAGAAGGAGGTCTGGGGGTTCCCAAGGCTCCAGGAAAGGGACTGCCTAGGAGCCAGGTTAGCCCCCTTCTGCAGAGGATGTAGGAACCCTGACCTTGAAGCTAGAAGGTGCTGCCTCTCTATCCGGTGCTCCTGAAGTGGGGGCAGAATTGGGTTGAAACTGTTGACTCTCCCTGAAAGAGAGGCCAAGCCCCTCCTGtctttggcctcagtttctccttctggGCAATGAAAGCACAGGGTTTCCAGGGGCAGTTCCTGTGCAATGCTGCTGTCCAGGACAGCTGAAGGAGGATCAGTGCATGCCACTGCCCTCCCAATCCCCACTGGCACTGGCCACCAGGTCTTCGACCTGCCACCAATCCTGGCTAGCCCCTTCTTCCCCCACTTCTGAGCCTCCAGCATTCGAGAATGGACAAACTGGACAGTTAGAGACCGCACatgtagatgaggaaaccaaggtacAGAGACTGTGAGGAATGTTCCAGTTTCACACAAGcggggctgagctgggctggaTGTCAGAAGAATTGGCTTAGAATTTTCCTATGGTTTCCCATCATATGTAGGATAAACCCCACATTCCTTCCTGAGGTCTATAAGACTACAGCATTTGCACCTGCCTGCCTCCCTGACCTAATCCCTGGCTGCTCTCACCTTGGCTTTCAAGCTCTAGCCATTCCAGACTTCTTTTAGTTCCTCAGACCTGCCAAGTCCTACTGCAGCGCTTGtgcacatgctgttctctctTCCAGGAAAGCTCTTTCCCCTGATTCTTTGCAAGAGTGGATCCTTCTTACCCTTCAGATCTTAGTTTAATCATCACCTCCTGTGTGAAGCCCTCCACCATTTCCCAAAGTGGACTCCCCACTACAACCATTACGAATCTTTGCTGTGTTTCCTTCAGAGCACTAATTCCAGTCTACTCACTTCCTTACACTTGTTTGTATGTTGTCCATTCCCATGAGGTCCAGAGCTATGTCTGCTTAACCCACCACTGCATCCTGGCACCCAGCTCAGTGCATGGCatttagtaggtgctcaatatattttgttgagtgaatgaacagGGCAAGTGTGAGGGACAAAAGACATCTCTGGGGAACAGGGGGGTGGGTGAGATCTTAGCTTTCACACAGGTTTCTGAGGTCCCAGTCCTAGGATTGGGACCTGTGACTGTCCAACCAAGCAGTTCAGGTCAGTGGAAACCTGGCTGCCTCTGTCTCTCCACTTGGATGGTACCCCGACTCATGTGGGGCAGTGGGGTTGCTGAGGCTGGGACTGAGACTTCAGTTTCTTCTAAGTAGGGGGCGGTGACAATGGGAAAGATGAGAGAGAGGCTGTTGGGCTTCAATCAGTCTCTGATTCCTAAAGACAATATTAATCAGTTCTGAGTGATCAGTATCATTTGACTGAGGCCAGGATAGGAAATGACTACAAgacattgtgttttttttttccttttctctttgcattttcatGAGGAGGGTTTTAAATATCAGCATTTTCATTAGGAGGGTTACACATCATCTTTCCGTGGAAGGCTCAGCCTCCAATTCCTTTGAATAAACCTGCTCCACAGGTTAATAGCCCATTGGGGTGGCTGAGGTCTCAGGACTAGGGAGACATTCACGCGGATGAGACTGTGGGAGCAAGGTTTAGATCTTGGTCCAACTCCGTCAGctttcagatggggaaactgaggcccatgaAGGGCATGAATGCTCCCCTCCCCCCACATTGCAGGCTCTCTCCCTTGGCCTATTGCCACAGCCACCAGCCTGTTCTCTCACCTTCAGCCTCTCTATGATGTTCCAGCTGTCTTCTAAAACCATTGCCATATTTACCTTCTCAAGGCACATGCCCTACTCAGGAGCATTCTGTGGCTCCCTACTGACATGGAATTGCCATTTCATTTTATGCCATTTCTTTGTTGTAAAATCTAGCTCCATTTCTGTGGCAATCAGAGCCTTCTTCAGAACTGGCCTCAACCATCTattgaagccattctcctgctacTTTGACTAGATAAGGCAAGTTAAGAGCCAGGGCTTGGGAGTCTCAGACCTGGAATTGAATTTCCATAAGAAGCTGTATAGCTTCAGGCAAGTTAATTTGGATCATGTCTCCAAGCCTGGGCTTCTCCACTGTAACAGGATAATAATAGGATTGCATCTCGAAAGAGATGCCTGCAAAGCACTACCCTGCAGCTAGCACACAGTAGTTGCTTAGGGCATCGGTGCCTGTGACCACCTCAACCAGTCCTTAGCAGGTGCACTGGAGCGCAGACCTCAAACTCCCTGCCTCTCCAGTCTGGTCCCTCGACCTGCATTGCCCTCCCTTCCATCTCCTGCTCAAATGCTGCTCAGAGAACCTGCTCTTCACCAGCTCAAATGCTGTTCCTTCTCCAAGGCTGTCTCCTGTAGGAAGCCCTCCCTAATTCCTCCCTCCTAAGCACTGTATCAGGCCCTTGTTTTCATGACACTTACCACTGACTCTCTACTTTCATTGTCTTATTTATGCCTGCCACTTACCATCTGTAGTCCCTCGAGGACCAGTCCTAATCAGTCCCATCCTCACCctgccttgcacatagtaggagctCGCGAGAGAGCAAATAACTGTGGCATTGGCTAAATCtttactgcatgccaggcactgtgccaagaACTTTGCGTGGGTGATCTCACTTAAGTCTCATGATAGCCCTGAGTGGTGTAAGGATCTAGTATTAGACTCATTTTATAGATCAGGATaatgaggcttagagagggtAAGGTGGCctgcccaagctcacacagcGAGGACATGGCAGCACCGTGTTTACACCCAGTCTACAGCCCAGCAAGCATCTatgaaataaagccacacactcAGGAAGGGGAGCCCGAGATCCCCCCTTCCCCATGGACATTCCAAGCCAGGTGTGGGgaaaaggaggccaggcaggggATGTACTGtaagaggctgggggaggaggggggcCCAGCAGGGGCCAGGCTGTTTAGAACTGATTCTCCAGGCAGAAGCTACATTTGACACCTCATTGCTCAGATGTAGCTGGGAAAGGGAATGACCCAGTTAGAAGGTGGCAGaaggcttttttttggttgggtgTTGTCTCCCTGCTGCTTTGGCAGATATTGCTGCTTAGAGCTTAGGGAATCATTGTGAAGGTCCAAAATGGTTTGTTAGCAGCAGGGTCTGGCGGGTCTGTAGGAAGTTATCTTAATGGGCCAGCCTCTCAGGCTTCTGTGTTGGAGCTCCCGGGATATGGAAACCACATTCACGTCTGGAGTCAGGGCCGTCACCATGTTAGCATGACAGACCCTCCCCCTGCCACACTCACCCCTCAGGCTTGTGGGGGCACCCCACATGGAACCCCCCATCAACAGAAAGAAGGAGCAAGCTAGGCTCCACACCCTCCCGTGGCTTCCTGCTGCTCTGGAAACCAAATCCAAATCCCTCTGCCACAGAATCTGCtggcctctccagcctcatcttgtgcctctcccattcattcatttaaccaggCAAGCAGTAATATTCTCTGAGTGTCTTCTGTCCTGAACTTGCTCCTAGGCATTGGAGATGATGGCCTGAACAAGGCAGACGGGTCCACCTGCGCACAGAGAGCTGCCCTCCCTGCCCTCACTCTGCTCCTCCCTGCCTgggggcctttgcacatgctgctcACTCTCCCTGGAATCTCCTTCCCTGTTCATGACATGGAAGCCTCCTTCTCAACCTCAGGTCTTGGCTTAAATGTGGTCTGTTCCTGGAGACCTCCCCCAGCTAAGTAAAGTAGGGTtcttccccccacctccccactcagTTTAGCTCATTGCTCACTTTCCTTCCTACTACTAATCCCAGTTTGTCAttattgcatttgtttgtttgtttttaatctaccTCCTCTGCCATGAAGGAGGTAAGGAACTATTTATCAAATAAGTGCTGTGCAGTTATTATGGTAATCATAATGCGAACCAGCATCTATTGGGTGCTCAGTGCgttcagcattttttcaaatgCAGGATTTCTGTCCCCAGAACAGCACATTTCTTCTCCATTAGATGAGTGGCTCGGACTAAACTTTAGGAGCAATGGAGATGGACAGAAGGCTGTGCTTTGGAGGCTGAGCCGCCAGCTGCTGGGGTGGACGTGGGGAGCAAGGGAGACAGGACTCAGCGGTGCCACCTTGGCTTTTGATCTGAATGGCCGGAG belongs to Theropithecus gelada isolate Dixy chromosome 6, Tgel_1.0, whole genome shotgun sequence and includes:
- the CDX1 gene encoding homeobox protein CDX-1 — its product is MYVGYVLDKDSPVYPGPARPASLGLGPQAYGPPAPPPAPQQYPDFPSYSHLEPAPAPPTAWGAPFPAPKDDWAAAYGPGPAAPAASPAPLAFGPPPDFSPVPAPPGPGPGLLAQPLVGPGTPSSPGAQRRTPYEWMRRSVAAGGGSGSGKTRTKDKYRVVYTDHQRLELEKEFHYSRYITIRRKSELAANLGLTERQVKIWFQNRRAKERKVNKKKQQQQQPPQPPTAHDITATPAGPSLGGLCPSNTSLLATSSPMPVKEEFLP